A single Ziziphus jujuba cultivar Dongzao chromosome 11, ASM3175591v1 DNA region contains:
- the LOC107416318 gene encoding protein ORANGE-LIKE, chloroplastic, which yields MAASCLYSHCFHRKLDCVKSETLILRATTSYGNHRRISISTRTSSRSRILCSSARDSSEGDNIPSNFCIIEGPETVQDFVQMQSQEIEDNIRSRRNKIFLLMEEVRRLRIQQRLKGIKVIDEAGEEDPNEMPDIPSSIPFLNHMTPRELKKLYLTSLSFVSGIIVFGGLIAPTLELKLGLGGTSYEDFIRNMHLPMQLSQVDPIVASFSGGAVGVISALMIIEANNVEQQEKKRCKYCLGTGYLACARCSASGVCMSINPISVASASDHPLRVGTTQRCPNCSGAGKVMCPTCLCTGTMMASEHDPRIDPFD from the exons ATGGCTGCTTCTTGTCTCTACTCTCATTGTTTCCATCGGAAGCTCGATTGCGTCAAATCTGAAACCCTAATTTTACGTGCTACCACCTCTTATGGAAACCATAGACGCATTTCTATATCCACTCGCACCTCCTCGCGTTCTCGAATTTTATGTTCCTCTGCGCGAGACTCCTCTGAAGGAGATAACATTCCCAG TAACTTCTGCATCATAGAAGGGCCAGAGACAGTTCAGGATTTTGTTCAAATGCAGTCTCAGGAAATCGAGGACAACATAAGAAGTAGAAGGAACAAGATTTTCCTCCTAATGGAAGAG GTTAGGAGATTACGGATACAGCAACGCCTAAAGGGCATTAAAGTCATCGATGAGGCTGGCGAGGAAGACCCAAATGAGATGCCTGACATTCCATCATCTATTCCTTTTCTCAATCATATG ACTCCAAGGGAATTGAAGAAGCTCTACTTGACAAGCTTATCATTTGTATCTGGTATAATTGTATTTGGAGGCCTTATAGCACCAACA TTGGAActaaaattaggtttaggaggAACCTCATATGAAGATTTCATTCGCAACATGCATTTGCCTATGCAATTAAG TCAGGTTGATCCCATTGTAGCATCCTTTTCTGGTGGGGCAGTTGGTGTTATTTCAGCCTTGATGATAATTGAAGCCAACAATGTTGAGCAACAGGAGAAGAAAAGATGCAAATATTGCCTTGGAACTG GATACCTGGCATGTGCTAGATGTTCTGCAAGTGGTGTGTGCATGAGCATTAATCCTATCTCAGTAGCTAGTGCATCTGACCATCCTTTGCGGGTGGGAACCACGCAGAGGTGTCCAAATTGCTCTGGTGCTGGAAAG GTTATGTGCCCGACATGCCTGTGCACTGGAACGATGATGGCAAGTGAACATGACCCCCGGATAGATCCATTTGACTGA
- the LOC107416319 gene encoding uncharacterized protein LOC107416319 encodes MACATRPLLHSTTHVNYQLRVSSPGVVSRSLAFISCDNNRFPKLISPGSLATIPKASPEGSGIVPADDEGAEDGVSLGTLKLPANTDLQRFEILLFQWANSLCQGANLPLPVPLKVDKVAGGARLGFITIGDGKTEVLVYIDCLVFPATNGSGPVFRAIRNGPLKDESPPGEPRIMRSLLQALQKSVEIARL; translated from the exons ATGGCTTGTGCTACAAGGCCACTCCTCCACTCCACCACCCATGTCAATTATCAACTGCGAGTCTCTTCCCCTGGGGTGGTTTCTAGGTCACTGGCATTCATCAGTTGTGACAATAATCGGTTCCCTAAGCTTATTAGCCCTGGGAGCCTAGCAACGATCCCCAAGGCTTCTCCAGAAGGCTCCGGAATTGTGCCGGCCGATGATGAAGGTGCTGAAGATGGAGTTTCTCTGGGTACCTTGAAGTTGCCTGCAAATACGGACCTTCAGAGAtttgaaattttgttgtttCAG TGGGCCAATAGTCTTTGCCAAGGAGCTAATCTGCCACTTCCAGTGCCGCTGAAG GTGGACAAAGTAGCGGGTGGAGCTAGATTGGGTTTTATTACAATCGGAGATGGGAAGACAGAGGTCCTTGTATACATTGATTGCTTGGTTTTTCCAGCAACCAATGGTTCCGGTCCAGTCTTTCGAGCTATCAGAAATGGACCTTTGAAAGATGAGTCACCTCCTGGCGAACCAAGAATCATGAGAAGCCTTTTACAAGCTCTTCAGAAGTCCGTTGAAATCGCTAGATTGTGA
- the LOC107416334 gene encoding sorting nexin 1 isoform X2 gives MITVQRSVSGSSQSPRSPSSQPFLSVSVTDPVKLGNGVQAYISYRVITKTNFPEYQGPEKIVIRRYSDFVWLRDRLFEKYKGIFIPPLPEKSAVEKFRFSAEFIEMRRQALDIFVNRIASHQELQQSEDLRTFLQADEEMMERLRSHETGIFKKKPADLMQIFKDVQSRVSDVVLGKEKPVEESNPEYEKLKNYVFELENHLAEAQKHAYRLVKRHRELGQSLSDFGKAAKLLGACEGNALGKAFSELGAKSETLSIKLQKEAHQLLMSFEEPLKDYVRAVQSIKATIAERANAFRQQCELAETIKLKEINLDKLMLTRSDKVGEAEIEYKELKAASEEATNRFETIVRLMNEEIVRFQEQKTVDMGIAFHEFAKGQARLANGIADAWRSLLPKLEVCSS, from the exons ATGATTACCGTG CAGAGAAGCGTATCGGGGTCGTCTCAGAGCCCTAGATCTCCGTCCTCGCAGCCGTTCCTGTCAGTATCAGTGACTGATCCTGTGAAATTGGGCAATGGCGTCCAGGCTTATATATCATACCGAGTCATCACTAAG ACAAATTTCCCTGAATACCAAGGGCCAGAGAAAATTGTTATCCGTCGTTATAGTGATTTTGTTTGGTTACGTGACCGTCTTTTTGAGAAGTACAAAGGAATTTTCATTCCTCCTCTTCCAGAAAAGAGTGCTGTAG AAAAATTCCGTTTTAGTGCGGAATTCATAGAGATGAGGCGTCAGGCATTGGATATATTTGTTAATCGAATTGCTTCACATCAAGAACTTCAGCAAAGTGAGGATCTCAGAACCTTCCTGCAGGCAGATGAGGAG ATGATGGAGAGATTAAGGTCTCATGAGACTGGTATCTTTAAGAAGAAGCCAGCTGATTTGATGCAAATCTTCAAG GATGTACAATCTAGAGTGAGTGATGTTGTTCTTGGGAAAGAGAAGCCTGTTGAAGAGTCAAATCCTGAGTATGAGAAGCTGAAAAACTATGTCTTTGAGCTTGAAAACCATTTAGCTGAAGCCCAGAAGCATGCATATCGTCTTGTAAAGAGGCATAGAG AGCTGGGTCAATCTCTGTCAGATTTTGGGAAGGCAGCAAAACTCCTTGGTGCTTGTGAAGGCAATGCTTTAGGGAAGGCATTTTCTGAGCTTGGGGCAAAATCTGAAACATTATCGATTAAGCTGCAAAAGGAG GCACACCAACTCCTAATGAGCTTTGAAGAACCGTTGAAAGATTATGTCCGTGCTGTGCAATCAATTAAG GCCACAATAGCTGAGAGAGCCAATGCCTTCAGGCAACAGTGTGAACTTGCTGAAACAATTAAATTGAAGGAGATAAATCT CGACAAACTTATGCTTACACGATCTGATAAGGTGGGAGAAGCTGAGATTGAATACAAGGAG TTGAAGGCAGCAAGCGAGGAGGCAACAAATAGATTTGAGACAATTGTGCGCCTAATGAATGAAGAGATTGTTCGCTTTCAAGAACAGAAGACAGTAGACATGGGAATTGCTTTCCACGAATTTGCGAAAGGACAGGCCCGTCTGGCAAATGGTATTGCAGATGCATGGCGAAGTCTCCTCCCTAAGCTTGAAGTTTGTTCTTCCTAA
- the LOC107416334 gene encoding sorting nexin 1 isoform X3 has protein sequence MITVRSVSGSSQSPRSPSSQPFLSVSVTDPVKLGNGVQAYISYRVITKTNFPEYQGPEKIVIRRYSDFVWLRDRLFEKYKGIFIPPLPEKSAVEKFRFSAEFIEMRRQALDIFVNRIASHQELQQSEDLRTFLQADEEMMERLRSHETGIFKKKPADLMQIFKDVQSRVSDVVLGKEKPVEESNPEYEKLKNYVFELENHLAEAQKHAYRLVKRHRELGQSLSDFGKAAKLLGACEGNALGKAFSELGAKSETLSIKLQKEAHQLLMSFEEPLKDYVRAVQSIKATIAERANAFRQQCELAETIKLKEINLDKLMLTRSDKVGEAEIEYKELKAASEEATNRFETIVRLMNEEIVRFQEQKTVDMGIAFHEFAKGQARLANGIADAWRSLLPKLEVCSS, from the exons ATGATTACCGTG AGAAGCGTATCGGGGTCGTCTCAGAGCCCTAGATCTCCGTCCTCGCAGCCGTTCCTGTCAGTATCAGTGACTGATCCTGTGAAATTGGGCAATGGCGTCCAGGCTTATATATCATACCGAGTCATCACTAAG ACAAATTTCCCTGAATACCAAGGGCCAGAGAAAATTGTTATCCGTCGTTATAGTGATTTTGTTTGGTTACGTGACCGTCTTTTTGAGAAGTACAAAGGAATTTTCATTCCTCCTCTTCCAGAAAAGAGTGCTGTAG AAAAATTCCGTTTTAGTGCGGAATTCATAGAGATGAGGCGTCAGGCATTGGATATATTTGTTAATCGAATTGCTTCACATCAAGAACTTCAGCAAAGTGAGGATCTCAGAACCTTCCTGCAGGCAGATGAGGAG ATGATGGAGAGATTAAGGTCTCATGAGACTGGTATCTTTAAGAAGAAGCCAGCTGATTTGATGCAAATCTTCAAG GATGTACAATCTAGAGTGAGTGATGTTGTTCTTGGGAAAGAGAAGCCTGTTGAAGAGTCAAATCCTGAGTATGAGAAGCTGAAAAACTATGTCTTTGAGCTTGAAAACCATTTAGCTGAAGCCCAGAAGCATGCATATCGTCTTGTAAAGAGGCATAGAG AGCTGGGTCAATCTCTGTCAGATTTTGGGAAGGCAGCAAAACTCCTTGGTGCTTGTGAAGGCAATGCTTTAGGGAAGGCATTTTCTGAGCTTGGGGCAAAATCTGAAACATTATCGATTAAGCTGCAAAAGGAG GCACACCAACTCCTAATGAGCTTTGAAGAACCGTTGAAAGATTATGTCCGTGCTGTGCAATCAATTAAG GCCACAATAGCTGAGAGAGCCAATGCCTTCAGGCAACAGTGTGAACTTGCTGAAACAATTAAATTGAAGGAGATAAATCT CGACAAACTTATGCTTACACGATCTGATAAGGTGGGAGAAGCTGAGATTGAATACAAGGAG TTGAAGGCAGCAAGCGAGGAGGCAACAAATAGATTTGAGACAATTGTGCGCCTAATGAATGAAGAGATTGTTCGCTTTCAAGAACAGAAGACAGTAGACATGGGAATTGCTTTCCACGAATTTGCGAAAGGACAGGCCCGTCTGGCAAATGGTATTGCAGATGCATGGCGAAGTCTCCTCCCTAAGCTTGAAGTTTGTTCTTCCTAA
- the LOC107416334 gene encoding sorting nexin 1 isoform X4: MEPQQRSVSGSSQSPRSPSSQPFLSVSVTDPVKLGNGVQAYISYRVITKTNFPEYQGPEKIVIRRYSDFVWLRDRLFEKYKGIFIPPLPEKSAVEKFRFSAEFIEMRRQALDIFVNRIASHQELQQSEDLRTFLQADEEMMERLRSHETGIFKKKPADLMQIFKDVQSRVSDVVLGKEKPVEESNPEYEKLKNYVFELENHLAEAQKHAYRLVKRHRELGQSLSDFGKAAKLLGACEGNALGKAFSELGAKSETLSIKLQKEAHQLLMSFEEPLKDYVRAVQSIKATIAERANAFRQQCELAETIKLKEINLDKLMLTRSDKLKAASEEATNRFETIVRLMNEEIVRFQEQKTVDMGIAFHEFAKGQARLANGIADAWRSLLPKLEVCSS; the protein is encoded by the exons ATGGAGCCGCAGCAGAGAAGCGTATCGGGGTCGTCTCAGAGCCCTAGATCTCCGTCCTCGCAGCCGTTCCTGTCAGTATCAGTGACTGATCCTGTGAAATTGGGCAATGGCGTCCAGGCTTATATATCATACCGAGTCATCACTAAG ACAAATTTCCCTGAATACCAAGGGCCAGAGAAAATTGTTATCCGTCGTTATAGTGATTTTGTTTGGTTACGTGACCGTCTTTTTGAGAAGTACAAAGGAATTTTCATTCCTCCTCTTCCAGAAAAGAGTGCTGTAG AAAAATTCCGTTTTAGTGCGGAATTCATAGAGATGAGGCGTCAGGCATTGGATATATTTGTTAATCGAATTGCTTCACATCAAGAACTTCAGCAAAGTGAGGATCTCAGAACCTTCCTGCAGGCAGATGAGGAG ATGATGGAGAGATTAAGGTCTCATGAGACTGGTATCTTTAAGAAGAAGCCAGCTGATTTGATGCAAATCTTCAAG GATGTACAATCTAGAGTGAGTGATGTTGTTCTTGGGAAAGAGAAGCCTGTTGAAGAGTCAAATCCTGAGTATGAGAAGCTGAAAAACTATGTCTTTGAGCTTGAAAACCATTTAGCTGAAGCCCAGAAGCATGCATATCGTCTTGTAAAGAGGCATAGAG AGCTGGGTCAATCTCTGTCAGATTTTGGGAAGGCAGCAAAACTCCTTGGTGCTTGTGAAGGCAATGCTTTAGGGAAGGCATTTTCTGAGCTTGGGGCAAAATCTGAAACATTATCGATTAAGCTGCAAAAGGAG GCACACCAACTCCTAATGAGCTTTGAAGAACCGTTGAAAGATTATGTCCGTGCTGTGCAATCAATTAAG GCCACAATAGCTGAGAGAGCCAATGCCTTCAGGCAACAGTGTGAACTTGCTGAAACAATTAAATTGAAGGAGATAAATCT CGACAAACTTATGCTTACACGATCTGATAAG TTGAAGGCAGCAAGCGAGGAGGCAACAAATAGATTTGAGACAATTGTGCGCCTAATGAATGAAGAGATTGTTCGCTTTCAAGAACAGAAGACAGTAGACATGGGAATTGCTTTCCACGAATTTGCGAAAGGACAGGCCCGTCTGGCAAATGGTATTGCAGATGCATGGCGAAGTCTCCTCCCTAAGCTTGAAGTTTGTTCTTCCTAA
- the LOC107416334 gene encoding sorting nexin 1 isoform X1, whose product MEPQQRSVSGSSQSPRSPSSQPFLSVSVTDPVKLGNGVQAYISYRVITKTNFPEYQGPEKIVIRRYSDFVWLRDRLFEKYKGIFIPPLPEKSAVEKFRFSAEFIEMRRQALDIFVNRIASHQELQQSEDLRTFLQADEEMMERLRSHETGIFKKKPADLMQIFKDVQSRVSDVVLGKEKPVEESNPEYEKLKNYVFELENHLAEAQKHAYRLVKRHRELGQSLSDFGKAAKLLGACEGNALGKAFSELGAKSETLSIKLQKEAHQLLMSFEEPLKDYVRAVQSIKATIAERANAFRQQCELAETIKLKEINLDKLMLTRSDKVGEAEIEYKELKAASEEATNRFETIVRLMNEEIVRFQEQKTVDMGIAFHEFAKGQARLANGIADAWRSLLPKLEVCSS is encoded by the exons ATGGAGCCGCAGCAGAGAAGCGTATCGGGGTCGTCTCAGAGCCCTAGATCTCCGTCCTCGCAGCCGTTCCTGTCAGTATCAGTGACTGATCCTGTGAAATTGGGCAATGGCGTCCAGGCTTATATATCATACCGAGTCATCACTAAG ACAAATTTCCCTGAATACCAAGGGCCAGAGAAAATTGTTATCCGTCGTTATAGTGATTTTGTTTGGTTACGTGACCGTCTTTTTGAGAAGTACAAAGGAATTTTCATTCCTCCTCTTCCAGAAAAGAGTGCTGTAG AAAAATTCCGTTTTAGTGCGGAATTCATAGAGATGAGGCGTCAGGCATTGGATATATTTGTTAATCGAATTGCTTCACATCAAGAACTTCAGCAAAGTGAGGATCTCAGAACCTTCCTGCAGGCAGATGAGGAG ATGATGGAGAGATTAAGGTCTCATGAGACTGGTATCTTTAAGAAGAAGCCAGCTGATTTGATGCAAATCTTCAAG GATGTACAATCTAGAGTGAGTGATGTTGTTCTTGGGAAAGAGAAGCCTGTTGAAGAGTCAAATCCTGAGTATGAGAAGCTGAAAAACTATGTCTTTGAGCTTGAAAACCATTTAGCTGAAGCCCAGAAGCATGCATATCGTCTTGTAAAGAGGCATAGAG AGCTGGGTCAATCTCTGTCAGATTTTGGGAAGGCAGCAAAACTCCTTGGTGCTTGTGAAGGCAATGCTTTAGGGAAGGCATTTTCTGAGCTTGGGGCAAAATCTGAAACATTATCGATTAAGCTGCAAAAGGAG GCACACCAACTCCTAATGAGCTTTGAAGAACCGTTGAAAGATTATGTCCGTGCTGTGCAATCAATTAAG GCCACAATAGCTGAGAGAGCCAATGCCTTCAGGCAACAGTGTGAACTTGCTGAAACAATTAAATTGAAGGAGATAAATCT CGACAAACTTATGCTTACACGATCTGATAAGGTGGGAGAAGCTGAGATTGAATACAAGGAG TTGAAGGCAGCAAGCGAGGAGGCAACAAATAGATTTGAGACAATTGTGCGCCTAATGAATGAAGAGATTGTTCGCTTTCAAGAACAGAAGACAGTAGACATGGGAATTGCTTTCCACGAATTTGCGAAAGGACAGGCCCGTCTGGCAAATGGTATTGCAGATGCATGGCGAAGTCTCCTCCCTAAGCTTGAAGTTTGTTCTTCCTAA